A genomic region of Gemmata massiliana contains the following coding sequences:
- a CDS encoding DUF1800 domain-containing protein — translation MAAPLPLDKLDPVEVWKPWVPTAANPWDRKWAAHLYRRAAFGTSAADLDRAVKDGPVKTLDQLLAGQSNAAEMVPTLTDVGKVAAARDGDGTQLRGWWLYCMLQGGHPLREKMALFWHNHFATSLVKVRDPNLMFRQNCLFRTHALGHFGPLLHAVTRDGAMLVWLDSNSNVKAKPNENYARELMELFSLGVGNYTEKDVREAARAFTGWHTNGTGFEFNEAQYDFGDKTVLGKTGPWRGDDIVKIVLEQPAAARFLVRKLYTFFVSEISPPQALLEPLCESFRKSDYEVAALVKTMLSSRHFYSEHAFRKRIKSPVEYALGAVLATYRRFDEDDPHYKVIAHQSLIKWLNGMGQSLFAPPNVKGWPGGRTWLNTATVLERNNFAAELTSGTVWAPPPEMSLFVVSSDLPPPKALDPARALEDAHATTSEAIVDALIDAYMPGGVRSEAREKLVAFVDEDKPTGLPLAHRAREAAHAILTMPEAQLA, via the coding sequence ATGGCCGCTCCGCTCCCGCTGGACAAGCTCGATCCCGTTGAGGTGTGGAAGCCCTGGGTGCCGACCGCGGCCAACCCGTGGGACCGCAAGTGGGCCGCGCACCTCTATCGCCGGGCCGCGTTCGGCACAAGTGCAGCGGACCTCGATCGCGCGGTGAAGGACGGGCCGGTCAAGACGCTGGACCAGCTCCTCGCGGGGCAGTCCAACGCGGCGGAGATGGTGCCCACGCTCACCGACGTGGGGAAAGTCGCGGCCGCGCGCGACGGGGACGGTACGCAGCTCCGCGGGTGGTGGCTGTACTGCATGTTGCAGGGCGGGCACCCGCTGCGCGAGAAGATGGCGCTGTTCTGGCACAACCACTTCGCCACGAGCCTCGTGAAGGTGCGCGACCCGAACCTGATGTTCCGCCAGAACTGCCTCTTCCGCACGCACGCGCTGGGGCACTTCGGCCCGCTGCTGCACGCCGTCACACGCGACGGGGCGATGCTCGTGTGGCTCGACTCGAACAGCAACGTGAAGGCCAAGCCGAACGAGAACTACGCCCGCGAGTTAATGGAACTGTTCAGCCTCGGTGTGGGCAATTACACAGAAAAGGACGTGCGCGAAGCGGCCCGTGCGTTCACCGGCTGGCACACCAACGGCACGGGCTTCGAGTTCAACGAGGCCCAGTACGACTTCGGCGACAAGACCGTTCTCGGCAAGACCGGCCCCTGGCGCGGGGACGATATCGTAAAGATCGTGCTCGAACAGCCGGCCGCGGCGCGGTTCCTGGTGCGCAAACTGTACACGTTCTTCGTCAGCGAGATTTCGCCGCCCCAAGCACTCCTGGAACCGCTCTGCGAATCGTTCCGCAAGAGCGATTACGAGGTCGCGGCACTCGTGAAGACGATGCTGTCGTCGCGCCACTTCTATTCCGAGCACGCCTTCCGCAAGCGGATCAAGAGCCCCGTCGAGTACGCACTCGGGGCGGTCCTGGCGACGTACCGGCGCTTCGACGAGGACGACCCGCACTACAAGGTGATCGCGCACCAGTCGCTCATCAAGTGGCTGAACGGAATGGGGCAGTCACTCTTCGCCCCGCCGAACGTGAAGGGCTGGCCCGGTGGTCGGACATGGCTGAACACCGCGACCGTACTCGAACGGAACAACTTCGCGGCGGAACTCACGTCGGGAACGGTGTGGGCGCCGCCGCCGGAAATGTCCCTGTTCGTAGTGTCGAGCGACCTGCCGCCCCCGAAAGCGCTCGACCCGGCCCGTGCACTCGAAGACGCGCACGCGACCACTTCCGAGGCGATCGTGGACGCGCTCATCGACGCGTACATGCCCGGTGGGGTGCGCTCGGAGGCGCGCGAGAAGCTCGTGGCGTTCGTCGACGAGGATAAACCCACGGGCCTGCCCCTCGCGCACCGCGCACGCGAGGCCGCGCACGCGATTCTGACGATGCCGGAAGCTCAATTGGCATAA
- a CDS encoding RNA polymerase sigma factor encodes MPALPDRPAAGATGTDAALLQRYQSGDEAAATDIYSRYAHRLRALARQYCTPNFAGRFDADDVIQSVFRAFFHGARHRAYEVPPEGELWGLLMVLAVNKVRALVGHHQANKRAVRHTASVPDLDSHPALAADDSAAAFLRMVMDEQLAALPESNRAIIRLRTEGYEVGEIARETGRSRRTVERVLQDFRARLSRA; translated from the coding sequence ATGCCCGCTCTGCCCGACCGCCCCGCCGCGGGCGCTACCGGCACCGACGCGGCGCTGCTGCAGCGGTACCAGTCCGGCGACGAGGCCGCGGCCACGGACATCTATTCGCGCTACGCGCACCGCCTCCGCGCACTCGCGCGCCAGTACTGCACCCCCAATTTTGCCGGCCGGTTCGACGCGGACGACGTGATCCAGTCCGTGTTCCGCGCGTTCTTCCACGGCGCCCGGCACCGGGCCTACGAGGTGCCCCCCGAGGGGGAACTGTGGGGGTTGCTGATGGTGTTGGCCGTGAACAAGGTGCGCGCGCTCGTGGGGCATCACCAGGCCAACAAGCGCGCGGTGCGCCACACCGCGTCCGTTCCGGACCTCGATTCCCACCCCGCACTGGCCGCCGACGATTCCGCCGCCGCGTTCCTGCGGATGGTGATGGACGAGCAACTGGCTGCGCTCCCCGAATCGAACCGCGCCATTATCCGCTTGCGCACCGAGGGCTACGAGGTCGGCGAGATCGCACGGGAAACCGGGCGCTCGCGCCGCACCGTCGAGCGCGTCCTCCAGGACTTCCGCGCGCGCCTGTCGCGCGCCTGA
- a CDS encoding protein kinase domain-containing protein codes for MPVSYVCPSPNCGASLRTPLRVPSGRAVTCPKCGFRFVASSSHPGATPFRPAPTSYPGGSPDTRAQDSADRARLGTGVQVVEPIRLVFENGDPIPGLSSWVLERQIGVGGFGEVWLVRHEWKAVRRAVKFFTHPDARHRLVTHEKKVLVRVMKHAGDHPNIVPLVECNLDGEVPWLMYEYVPGGTLADAVREWNTRSQPKRIRRAVRALLSIGAAIAHCHQLATPIVHRDLKPANVLRDETGALRVTDFGIGGTAVAHLIDGQTHGLMTNSGRVPTLLRSAGSFGYASPQQRNGDSPDPRDDVYALGVLGFQMLLGDLTLWPGPDMADDLRGLGLPRSLVSLLVHSVAHNPSRRPADANEWRLALEALTTRSTPDPDTASSTATPTSITPPPKRPQSDVG; via the coding sequence ATGCCCGTTTCGTATGTCTGTCCAAGCCCGAACTGCGGGGCGTCCCTCCGGACGCCCCTGCGGGTACCGAGCGGCCGAGCCGTGACGTGCCCGAAGTGCGGGTTCCGGTTCGTAGCCAGTTCGTCCCACCCCGGTGCGACCCCGTTCCGCCCCGCGCCGACCAGTTATCCCGGTGGGTCGCCGGACACCCGCGCGCAAGACAGCGCGGACCGCGCGCGCCTCGGGACCGGAGTCCAGGTCGTGGAACCGATCCGCCTCGTGTTCGAGAACGGCGACCCGATCCCCGGGCTGTCGAGCTGGGTGCTCGAGCGCCAGATCGGGGTCGGGGGGTTCGGCGAGGTGTGGCTCGTGCGCCACGAGTGGAAGGCCGTGCGCCGCGCGGTCAAGTTCTTCACGCACCCGGACGCGCGGCACCGGCTCGTGACGCACGAGAAGAAGGTGCTCGTCCGGGTGATGAAGCACGCGGGCGACCACCCGAACATCGTCCCGCTCGTGGAGTGCAACCTCGACGGCGAGGTGCCGTGGCTCATGTACGAGTACGTGCCCGGGGGCACGCTCGCCGACGCGGTGCGCGAGTGGAACACCCGGTCGCAGCCCAAGCGGATCCGCCGCGCGGTCCGCGCGCTGCTCTCGATCGGGGCCGCGATCGCGCACTGCCACCAGCTCGCGACTCCGATCGTTCACCGCGACCTGAAGCCCGCGAACGTGTTGCGCGACGAGACGGGCGCGCTGCGCGTGACGGACTTCGGGATCGGCGGCACCGCGGTCGCGCACCTGATCGACGGCCAGACCCACGGGCTGATGACCAACAGCGGCCGCGTGCCCACGCTGCTCCGCTCCGCCGGGAGCTTCGGTTACGCCAGCCCGCAGCAGCGCAACGGCGACTCGCCCGACCCGCGCGACGACGTGTACGCGCTCGGGGTGCTCGGGTTCCAGATGCTCCTGGGCGACCTGACCCTCTGGCCCGGTCCCGACATGGCCGACGACCTGCGCGGCCTCGGGCTACCCCGGAGCCTCGTGTCGCTCCTGGTCCACAGCGTCGCGCACAACCCGTCCCGGCGCCCGGCCGACGCGAACGAGTGGAGGCTCGCGCTGGAGGCGCTTACGACGCGCAGCACGCCCGACCCCGACACGGCGTCCTCGACCGCGACCCCGACTAGCATCACCCCGCCCCCGAAGCGCCCGCAGAGCGACGTCGGCTGA
- a CDS encoding redoxin domain-containing protein: MLRALAIALVVGITPCASFAEEPKPKATASLTEQLQGTWLFDEAMHKKRSELGRVWDSVVTVKGDAFALSQLMGCKNDLKGTLVFDATDPKVVDLKIAALDLSELLPDYKLSAGTLPAIYKLDGDRFTLCFPRDYKGKRPTAFASSAETFLVTLRRAPTGFKEFPKELTLTVTRPDGTPAADVTVGGFMYQRNTPEQKGAASVWEYSNPGKTGANGSATLKAETVQSQLIVRDTANGTMAFVPVSPAKRANGQFRATLARECKITGTLTCDELTKAGQPIGPTNVYLIADGTPVASWASKDGKFEFLAPPGKYVLNPYGSEVGSEFVTVTVPTDRTELAFDPIPLTARAFALLKGRPAPELDGVVAWSGEKVTFANLKGKYVLLEFWGYWCGPCVGSMPVLIELHEKFADKGLAIVGVHMDIDGEVDTPAKLDAKLAGYVKDEWKGKKIPFPNALVPGTRIGMGDEEKRGGAIAQYGIQSYPTCLLIDREGKVVGKFGARDIKQASAEIEKLLNPKK; this comes from the coding sequence CTCCCTGCGCTTCGTTCGCGGAAGAACCCAAGCCAAAAGCAACAGCCAGTCTCACTGAGCAGCTTCAAGGGACGTGGTTGTTCGACGAGGCGATGCACAAGAAGCGCAGCGAACTCGGGCGCGTGTGGGACTCGGTCGTCACGGTGAAGGGAGATGCATTCGCGCTCTCGCAGTTGATGGGGTGCAAAAACGATCTGAAGGGAACGCTGGTCTTCGATGCCACAGACCCGAAGGTGGTGGATCTGAAGATCGCGGCCCTTGATCTCTCCGAGCTACTCCCGGACTACAAACTCTCCGCGGGCACACTCCCGGCGATCTACAAACTCGACGGCGACCGGTTCACGCTTTGTTTCCCCCGTGACTACAAGGGAAAGCGACCGACCGCGTTCGCGTCATCGGCCGAAACGTTCCTCGTCACGCTTCGTCGCGCTCCGACCGGGTTCAAAGAGTTCCCGAAAGAACTGACGCTGACCGTAACGCGACCAGACGGGACGCCCGCAGCAGACGTGACGGTCGGCGGATTTATGTACCAGCGCAACACCCCGGAACAAAAGGGCGCGGCTTCGGTGTGGGAGTACTCCAACCCGGGCAAAACCGGGGCGAATGGTTCCGCCACCCTCAAAGCCGAAACCGTTCAGAGTCAACTGATCGTCCGCGATACCGCAAACGGAACGATGGCGTTCGTGCCCGTATCGCCAGCCAAGCGCGCGAACGGGCAGTTTCGCGCGACGCTCGCCCGCGAGTGCAAAATTACGGGCACGCTCACCTGCGATGAGCTGACGAAAGCCGGCCAACCGATCGGCCCAACAAACGTCTACCTCATCGCCGACGGCACCCCGGTCGCGAGTTGGGCGTCGAAGGACGGCAAGTTCGAGTTCCTGGCCCCGCCGGGCAAGTACGTCCTGAACCCTTACGGGTCCGAGGTCGGCAGCGAATTCGTGACCGTGACCGTACCCACGGACCGCACCGAACTCGCGTTCGATCCGATCCCGCTGACCGCTCGCGCGTTCGCGCTGCTCAAGGGGCGCCCCGCACCGGAGCTGGACGGCGTGGTCGCGTGGAGCGGTGAGAAAGTGACGTTCGCCAATCTGAAGGGCAAATACGTCCTCCTGGAGTTCTGGGGCTACTGGTGCGGTCCGTGCGTCGGGTCGATGCCGGTGCTGATCGAACTGCACGAAAAATTCGCGGATAAGGGGCTGGCGATCGTCGGCGTTCACATGGACATCGACGGCGAAGTGGACACGCCCGCCAAACTGGACGCGAAGCTCGCCGGGTACGTGAAGGACGAGTGGAAAGGGAAGAAGATCCCGTTCCCCAACGCGCTGGTCCCCGGAACGCGAATCGGCATGGGCGATGAGGAGAAACGAGGCGGCGCGATCGCGCAATACGGCATTCAGAGCTACCCGACGTGCCTCTTGATCGACCGCGAGGGCAAGGTCGTGGGCAAGTTCGGCGCTCGCGACATCAAGCAGGCCAGTGCGGAAATCGAAAAACTACTCAACCCGAAGAAGTAG
- a CDS encoding DUF1501 domain-containing protein, producing MFNRRQFLTRAVRGSSLLALGSAVPQFVAQTARAAAPGKDTILVVVEMTGGNDGLNTVIPYADDLYHKARPTLRQTKQQVVVLDDHVGLHSGMQALRPLWEAGNLAVVQGVGYPNPDRSHFEAMDIWHTADPKRAATTGWLGRASGEMENRSGGVPILHVGTGKAPLAATGAQGRGAVSVGDQNSFRLELGNGDRKDSRRKLLDAVTTPATSTDDDDPLAFVQRRQVQTLTAVENLRELLEGPRAIRGFGGGLQQKFQLIAGLIARGFGTRIFYVSLDGFDTHADQAPAHQQLLTQLATGIGEFFRELKDTGNDSRVRVLTFSEFGRRVNENGSRGTDHGAASCVLLAGGGVKGGVVGKHPSLSDLDSDDLKYHTDFRSLYATLLDDWLNCDSKSVLGAKWDHIKALAAR from the coding sequence ATGTTCAACCGTCGGCAGTTCCTGACGCGCGCGGTGCGCGGGTCGTCGCTCCTGGCACTCGGGTCCGCGGTACCGCAATTCGTCGCACAGACCGCGCGTGCGGCCGCACCCGGAAAAGACACGATTCTCGTGGTGGTCGAAATGACGGGGGGGAACGACGGCCTCAACACCGTCATCCCCTACGCCGACGACCTGTACCACAAGGCGCGCCCCACGCTGCGCCAGACCAAACAGCAGGTGGTCGTGCTAGACGACCATGTCGGGCTTCACTCGGGGATGCAGGCGCTCAGGCCCCTCTGGGAAGCCGGGAACCTCGCGGTTGTGCAGGGCGTCGGGTACCCGAACCCGGACCGCTCGCACTTTGAAGCGATGGACATCTGGCACACCGCTGACCCGAAACGCGCGGCCACGACCGGTTGGCTCGGGCGCGCGTCGGGCGAGATGGAGAACCGGTCCGGCGGGGTGCCCATTCTCCATGTGGGGACGGGCAAGGCTCCGCTCGCGGCGACCGGCGCCCAAGGGCGCGGGGCCGTGAGCGTGGGCGACCAGAACTCGTTCCGGCTCGAACTCGGTAATGGCGACCGCAAGGACTCGCGGCGCAAGCTGCTCGACGCGGTAACGACCCCCGCGACCAGCACGGACGACGACGATCCGCTCGCGTTCGTTCAGCGGCGCCAGGTGCAGACGCTCACCGCGGTCGAGAACCTGCGCGAACTGCTCGAAGGGCCGCGTGCGATCCGCGGGTTCGGCGGCGGGCTGCAACAGAAGTTCCAGCTCATTGCGGGGCTGATTGCACGCGGGTTCGGAACGCGCATTTTCTACGTGAGCCTGGACGGGTTCGACACGCACGCCGATCAAGCGCCCGCGCACCAGCAGCTCCTCACGCAGCTCGCAACGGGCATCGGTGAGTTCTTCCGCGAACTGAAAGACACCGGGAACGACAGCCGCGTGCGGGTGCTGACGTTCTCGGAGTTCGGGCGCCGGGTGAACGAGAACGGCAGCCGCGGGACCGACCACGGTGCGGCCTCGTGCGTTCTTCTGGCCGGCGGAGGTGTGAAGGGCGGCGTGGTGGGCAAGCACCCGAGCCTGTCCGACCTCGATTCCGACGACCTGAAGTACCACACCGACTTCCGCAGCCTGTACGCGACACTGCTCGACGACTGGCTGAACTGCGACAGCAAGTCCGTGCTTGGCGCGAAGTGGGACCACATTAAAGCGCTGGCCGCGCGGTAG
- a CDS encoding serine/threonine-protein kinase, which produces MNAPTAAAVPSMSAELAHRVEAFEAALETDPGADFALYLPAPAHPLYPAVLGELVRIDLEHAWTRGRRKRVADYTSRFPAVLTNSVLLAAVAFEEYRQRLRAGDSVHPDEYRNKYGVNTSDWGSFGPGSSLAPGLDEDIARTNAIPALTPPPLDDARTAAVPEMRATQHRNNGNPPRQTARARVLSEAEELSDWQEITASLPDEGTEFIGFHLTRELGRGAFGRVYLARQGDLAGRFVALKVASGLAGESNTLAQLQHPSIVPIYSYHKAGPFQAVCMPFLGGTTLAQVVQHLSLRPNVPKSGRELRSTLTRGNLETSVKTNSGHASGAGSELALPPSDVASAVAPGAEPPLPAEAPEGWARLDGLPYVDAVLALGGQLADGLAHAHNRGILHRDLKPANVLLTDEGRPMLLDFNLAEDMKLRGSAERAMIGGTLPYMAPEHMQAFRSASGVLDGRCDLYGLGVILFELLTGRHPFPVRRGSPRLTVPQMIEDRATPPSPRAMNPAVSPGADAIIRKCLAPKPEDRYQRAEDLREDIDRHLANKRLKFAPDRSVRERARKWARRHPRLASSGVVAALAIFLLTGTVGAAAYTRERTRDLEARGRFADHQTAFRDAQTFLDDRTRSSSRLDEGLEKLRAILTGYGIPEDTGADAWQSTPIVQYLPAADRERVRGDVGETFFLMAQVALLKTAGATDEQERATQLGRATKWNEFAERYGNDRLPRAVREQRARVADLNGSRAEVERLRAESELTPLELPRDLYLAGSQLTRDGHHRAALRHLRRATQLDPENFSAWFLRGTSHLALEQDDQAVMCYSACVSLRPDFAPAWMNRAFAFYRMRIYPEAREDYDRALKLDPKLAEAYVQRGQLREATGDAPGAIEDYTRALATGIAPARAYFKRATAKFLKNDLEGAKADREAGFKVTPADEMSWVARAENLLQFSKDPKAALADVDEALKANPWSVFALELKAHLLSEHLQRPDDALAALNRAIELHPDYVAARAGRGVLLARAGKRAEALRDAQEAVRRDTRAPNLYQVGCIYALTTKTNPEDKRAALNLIWDGIKTGYALDIVDTDSDLDAIRKDQEFQKLVRDAKALNAPRSEAK; this is translated from the coding sequence GTGAACGCGCCCACCGCCGCAGCCGTCCCGTCCATGTCCGCCGAACTCGCGCACCGCGTCGAGGCGTTCGAGGCGGCCCTGGAGACCGATCCCGGGGCCGATTTCGCGCTCTACCTCCCGGCCCCCGCGCACCCACTCTACCCCGCGGTGCTGGGCGAATTGGTCCGCATCGATCTGGAACACGCCTGGACCCGCGGGCGGCGCAAGCGCGTGGCCGATTACACCTCGCGCTTCCCCGCCGTGCTCACGAACTCGGTGCTGCTCGCCGCGGTCGCGTTCGAGGAATACCGCCAGCGGCTCCGGGCCGGCGATTCGGTTCACCCGGACGAGTACCGGAACAAGTACGGCGTGAACACGTCCGATTGGGGCTCCTTCGGCCCGGGATCGTCCCTTGCTCCTGGGCTGGACGAAGACATCGCGCGCACGAACGCGATCCCCGCACTCACGCCCCCGCCGCTCGACGACGCGCGGACCGCGGCCGTTCCTGAGATGCGGGCCACGCAGCACCGCAACAACGGGAACCCGCCGCGTCAGACGGCCCGGGCGCGGGTGCTGTCCGAGGCGGAAGAGCTTTCGGACTGGCAAGAAATCACCGCGTCGCTGCCGGACGAGGGGACGGAGTTCATCGGGTTCCACCTGACCCGAGAATTGGGGCGCGGGGCGTTCGGGCGTGTGTACCTCGCGCGCCAGGGCGATCTCGCCGGGCGGTTCGTGGCGCTCAAGGTCGCGAGCGGGCTGGCGGGCGAATCGAACACGCTCGCGCAGCTCCAGCACCCGAGCATCGTACCCATCTACTCGTACCACAAGGCCGGGCCGTTCCAGGCCGTGTGCATGCCGTTCCTGGGCGGCACCACGCTCGCACAAGTGGTGCAGCACCTGAGTTTGCGCCCGAACGTTCCGAAATCCGGGCGCGAACTTCGGAGCACGCTGACCCGCGGGAACCTCGAAACTTCCGTTAAAACGAACTCCGGTCACGCTTCGGGCGCCGGTTCCGAGTTAGCGCTCCCGCCATCCGATGTCGCGTCCGCCGTGGCCCCGGGCGCGGAACCGCCGCTCCCGGCCGAGGCCCCGGAGGGCTGGGCGCGCTTGGACGGGCTGCCGTATGTCGATGCCGTACTCGCGCTCGGCGGGCAGCTCGCAGACGGGCTGGCACACGCACACAACCGCGGGATTCTGCACCGCGACCTGAAGCCCGCCAACGTACTGCTCACGGACGAGGGGCGCCCGATGCTCCTCGACTTCAACCTCGCTGAAGACATGAAACTCCGCGGGTCGGCGGAGCGGGCGATGATCGGCGGCACGCTGCCGTACATGGCCCCGGAACACATGCAGGCGTTCCGCTCCGCGTCGGGCGTGCTCGACGGCCGGTGCGACCTGTACGGGTTGGGCGTCATCCTGTTCGAGTTACTCACCGGGCGGCACCCGTTCCCGGTCCGGCGCGGGTCACCGCGCCTCACCGTTCCGCAAATGATCGAGGACCGGGCAACCCCGCCCTCCCCTCGTGCGATGAACCCGGCCGTTTCGCCGGGTGCGGATGCCATTATTCGGAAGTGCCTCGCCCCCAAGCCAGAAGACCGGTACCAACGCGCCGAAGATTTGCGCGAAGACATTGACCGACACCTCGCGAATAAGCGACTGAAATTCGCCCCGGATCGGTCCGTGCGCGAGCGCGCCCGCAAGTGGGCGCGGCGGCACCCGCGGCTCGCGTCGTCCGGGGTTGTCGCTGCCCTCGCGATATTCCTCCTGACCGGCACAGTCGGGGCCGCGGCGTACACCCGCGAGCGCACACGCGATCTCGAAGCACGCGGACGGTTCGCCGACCACCAGACCGCGTTCCGCGACGCCCAGACGTTCCTTGACGACCGCACGCGGTCCAGTTCGCGGCTCGACGAGGGGCTGGAAAAACTGCGTGCCATCCTCACCGGTTACGGCATCCCCGAAGACACCGGGGCCGATGCGTGGCAGTCCACCCCGATCGTGCAGTACCTCCCGGCAGCCGACCGTGAGCGCGTGCGAGGGGACGTCGGCGAGACGTTCTTCCTCATGGCCCAAGTCGCGCTACTGAAGACCGCGGGCGCCACCGACGAGCAGGAGCGCGCAACCCAACTCGGGCGCGCGACCAAGTGGAACGAATTCGCCGAACGCTACGGGAACGATCGGTTGCCCCGAGCGGTCCGCGAGCAGCGGGCGCGCGTGGCGGACCTCAACGGGAGCCGGGCCGAGGTCGAGCGGCTCCGAGCCGAGTCCGAACTCACACCGCTCGAATTACCGCGCGACCTTTACCTCGCCGGGAGCCAACTCACGCGCGACGGGCACCACCGGGCCGCACTCCGGCACCTGCGGCGCGCTACCCAACTCGACCCCGAGAACTTCTCCGCGTGGTTCCTTCGCGGCACCTCGCACCTCGCGCTCGAACAAGACGATCAAGCCGTGATGTGCTACAGCGCGTGCGTTTCGCTCCGCCCGGACTTCGCCCCGGCGTGGATGAACCGCGCGTTCGCGTTCTACCGCATGCGGATCTACCCCGAGGCGCGTGAGGACTACGACCGGGCGCTGAAGCTCGACCCGAAACTGGCCGAGGCATACGTCCAGCGCGGCCAGCTCCGCGAAGCGACCGGCGACGCTCCGGGCGCGATCGAGGACTACACCCGGGCACTCGCGACCGGTATCGCACCGGCGCGGGCGTACTTCAAGCGGGCCACCGCGAAGTTCCTCAAGAACGACCTCGAAGGTGCGAAGGCGGACCGCGAGGCCGGGTTCAAAGTGACTCCGGCGGACGAAATGAGTTGGGTCGCCCGGGCCGAAAACCTGCTCCAGTTCTCCAAAGACCCGAAGGCCGCGCTCGCCGACGTGGACGAGGCACTGAAGGCTAACCCGTGGTCGGTATTTGCCCTGGAATTGAAGGCGCACCTGTTGTCCGAACACCTGCAGCGCCCGGACGACGCGCTCGCGGCCCTGAACCGCGCGATCGAGTTGCACCCGGATTACGTTGCGGCTCGGGCCGGGCGCGGGGTGCTGCTCGCCCGCGCCGGGAAGCGCGCCGAAGCTCTGCGCGACGCGCAGGAGGCGGTCCGGCGCGATACTCGTGCCCCGAACCTGTATCAGGTTGGGTGCATTTATGCCCTGACCACCAAGACCAACCCCGAGGACAAGCGCGCGGCCCTGAACCTGATCTGGGACGGCATCAAGACCGGCTACGCGCTCGACATTGTTGACACCGATTCGGACCTGGACGCGATCCGGAAGGACCAGGAGTTCCAGAAACTGGTACGCGACGCGAAGGCCCTCAACGCTCCTCGATCCGAGGCGAAGTAA
- a CDS encoding SMI1/KNR4 family protein has translation MIESDITRIEQELSVRLPAPYRQFLLDEADNVARLKETSDRIIRLYTTAEKIIAENVDLRADPDLQPTNGDQDPWPLKYLIIGGDGGGDYWCVDLSSTEDIVWQFDHEAYGAFVRNDPPSLRAMIEAFNAPPVVPKPLAIYRCIQGARMTDPADYGPAVFPGSFVVRDRKGRDWTCFPERNLTSDEIGAMIRRLREFPSWYLDEAVKKVRARGGEDELKEYLGSL, from the coding sequence GTGATCGAAAGCGACATAACACGGATCGAGCAGGAACTGTCGGTTCGTCTACCGGCTCCGTACCGACAGTTCCTGCTCGATGAGGCTGATAATGTCGCCCGGCTGAAGGAGACGTCGGACCGGATCATCCGTCTCTACACCACGGCGGAGAAGATCATTGCGGAAAACGTCGACCTGCGAGCCGATCCAGACCTGCAACCGACCAACGGCGACCAGGATCCTTGGCCGCTTAAGTATCTGATCATCGGCGGTGACGGTGGCGGTGATTATTGGTGCGTCGACCTGAGTTCGACGGAGGACATCGTCTGGCAATTCGACCACGAGGCCTACGGTGCCTTTGTTCGCAACGACCCGCCGAGCCTGCGCGCCATGATAGAAGCCTTTAACGCCCCGCCAGTTGTGCCCAAGCCGCTCGCCATATACCGCTGTATCCAGGGCGCGCGCATGACCGACCCGGCCGACTACGGGCCGGCCGTGTTCCCGGGGAGCTTTGTCGTCCGTGACCGGAAAGGGCGAGATTGGACCTGCTTCCCCGAGCGGAACCTGACCAGTGATGAAATAGGTGCGATGATCCGCCGCCTGCGGGAGTTCCCCAGTTGGTACCTCGACGAGGCGGTCAAGAAAGTCAGGGCCCGCGGCGGTGAGGACGAACTGAAGGAATATTTAGGATCCCTCTGA